A genomic segment from Bacillus cereus G9842 encodes:
- a CDS encoding glycosyltransferase family protein translates to MSAADKTILFVTCINDRKLYANCVRHILQLLVPPGYIVQFMPIRNAKSMTSGYNQAISHPAKYKVYLHQDVFIINRAFLYGLLQLFEEHEHLGMIGMVGAQYVPPTGVWNEGRGIVGKVIGYMNDLFYMASLEQPYHESKTFIPVECIDGLLMATQYDVPWREDLFDGFDFYDVSQSFEFKKAGYTVGVPVQRDAWCIHYHFDVNMTNYEKYREIFVEHYMSEVNKEE, encoded by the coding sequence ATGAGTGCTGCAGACAAAACAATATTATTTGTTACATGTATAAATGATCGGAAATTGTATGCAAACTGCGTGCGACATATATTGCAATTGTTAGTACCACCAGGGTATATTGTCCAATTTATGCCGATTCGAAATGCGAAAAGTATGACGAGTGGATACAATCAAGCCATTTCGCATCCAGCGAAGTATAAAGTGTATTTACATCAAGATGTTTTTATTATAAATAGAGCTTTTTTATACGGATTACTTCAATTATTTGAGGAACATGAACACCTTGGTATGATTGGGATGGTTGGAGCGCAATATGTTCCTCCAACTGGTGTATGGAACGAAGGGCGTGGAATTGTAGGAAAGGTCATTGGTTATATGAATGATTTGTTTTATATGGCAAGTTTAGAACAACCGTATCACGAATCAAAAACATTTATTCCTGTAGAATGTATTGACGGTTTATTAATGGCGACACAATATGATGTTCCGTGGCGAGAAGACTTATTTGACGGATTTGACTTTTATGATGTATCTCAATCATTTGAATTTAAAAAAGCAGGATATACAGTCGGTGTACCTGTACAGCGCGATGCTTGGTGTATCCATTATCATTTTGATGTGAATATGACGAACTATGAGAAGTATCGGGAAATATTTGTGGAACACTATATGTCAGAGGTAAATAAGGAAGAATAA
- a CDS encoding glycosyltransferase family protein: protein MKDHTILVVVCVNNEELFKQCESQIRNIFVPPGYVVQIFPIRDAQSMASAYNRALSYPAKYKVYIHQDTYLINRDMFSTLISLFKENEKLGLIGVAGAQFLPNNGIWWEGKNLVGKVIEYRRQNYQLLNLDQVFYGNQPFLSVQAIDGLFMATQYDIPWREDLFQGFHFYDVSQSLEFQRAGYLIGIPNQANLWCIHYNGDEFDADTYEKYRQVFIEHYKDILSPS from the coding sequence ATGAAAGATCATACAATATTAGTTGTTGTTTGTGTAAATAATGAAGAGCTTTTCAAACAATGTGAGAGCCAAATCAGAAACATTTTTGTTCCCCCTGGCTATGTCGTACAAATTTTTCCGATACGAGATGCACAAAGTATGGCAAGTGCATACAACCGAGCCCTTTCATATCCAGCGAAATACAAAGTGTATATACATCAAGATACATATCTTATTAATCGAGACATGTTTTCTACACTTATATCTCTTTTTAAAGAAAATGAAAAGCTTGGTTTAATAGGAGTCGCTGGGGCTCAGTTTTTACCGAATAACGGGATATGGTGGGAAGGAAAAAATTTAGTAGGGAAAGTGATTGAATACAGAAGACAGAATTATCAATTATTAAATTTAGATCAGGTTTTTTATGGTAATCAACCATTTTTGTCAGTTCAGGCAATTGATGGTTTATTCATGGCAACGCAGTATGATATTCCGTGGCGAGAAGATTTGTTTCAAGGGTTTCACTTTTATGATGTGTCACAGTCTTTAGAGTTTCAAAGGGCTGGTTATTTAATCGGTATCCCAAATCAAGCAAATTTATGGTGTATTCATTACAACGGGGATGAGTTTGATGCGGATACATATGAGAAGTACCGGCAAGTGTTTATAGAACATTACAAAGATATATTATCTCCATCATAA
- a CDS encoding sugar phosphate nucleotidyltransferase — protein MKGIILAGGTGSRLYPITKVTNKHLLPVGRYPMIYHAVYKLKQCDITDIMIITGKEHMGDVVSFLGSGHEFGVSFTYRVQDKAGGIAQALGLCEDFVGNDRMVVILGDNIFSDDILPYVEEFANQKEGAKVLLQSVEDPERFGVAHIQNRKIVEIEEKPKEPKSSYAVTGIYLYDSKVFSYIKELKPSARGELEITDINNWYLKRGVLTYNEMSGWWTDAGTHASLQKANTLARDIDFGKQFNGE, from the coding sequence GTGAAAGGAATTATTTTAGCAGGTGGTACTGGATCGAGATTATATCCAATAACGAAAGTAACGAATAAACATTTACTTCCTGTTGGTCGGTATCCGATGATTTATCATGCGGTATATAAGCTAAAACAATGCGATATTACAGACATTATGATTATTACAGGTAAAGAGCATATGGGGGATGTTGTTAGCTTCTTAGGGAGTGGTCATGAATTTGGCGTGTCCTTTACGTATCGTGTGCAAGATAAAGCGGGCGGTATCGCACAGGCGTTAGGGCTTTGTGAAGATTTCGTCGGGAATGATCGTATGGTAGTTATATTGGGGGATAATATTTTTTCAGATGATATTCTTCCGTATGTTGAAGAGTTTGCAAATCAAAAAGAAGGTGCGAAAGTGCTCTTGCAATCTGTAGAAGATCCCGAAAGATTTGGCGTAGCACATATTCAAAACCGAAAAATAGTTGAAATTGAAGAAAAGCCGAAAGAGCCGAAAAGTTCTTATGCTGTTACGGGAATTTATTTGTATGATTCGAAAGTTTTTTCTTATATTAAAGAATTAAAACCTTCTGCACGGGGAGAACTTGAAATTACAGATATAAATAATTGGTATTTAAAACGAGGGGTACTTACTTATAATGAAATGAGCGGCTGGTGGACTGATGCGGGAACTCATGCTTCTCTTCAAAAGGCGAATACGTTAGCACGGGATATTGATTTTGGGAAACAGTTTAACGGAGAATAG
- the rfbC gene encoding dTDP-4-dehydrorhamnose 3,5-epimerase, whose product MKVVETNFIDAKLLEPRLFGDERGFFSESYNKQVLETLGITYSFVQDNVSYSAKAGTIRGLHFQKKPKAQTKLIQVMQGAIYDVIVDLRKKSPTFKQWKGYILSADNHRQLLVPKGFAHGFCTLVPHTIVMYKVDEYYSAEHDSGLLWEDKDLAIPWPVTDPILSDKDQILPLLEEYEDSF is encoded by the coding sequence ATGAAAGTCGTAGAAACAAATTTTATCGATGCAAAATTGTTAGAACCGAGGTTGTTTGGAGACGAGCGTGGCTTTTTTTCAGAAAGCTATAATAAGCAGGTGCTAGAAACATTAGGGATTACGTATTCATTTGTACAGGATAACGTATCTTATTCGGCTAAGGCAGGAACGATTCGGGGACTACACTTTCAAAAAAAACCGAAAGCACAAACGAAACTCATTCAAGTTATGCAAGGGGCAATTTATGATGTTATCGTTGATTTACGAAAAAAATCACCAACATTTAAACAATGGAAAGGGTATATTTTAAGTGCAGATAACCATCGACAATTACTAGTGCCAAAAGGGTTTGCGCATGGATTTTGCACCCTTGTTCCGCATACTATCGTTATGTATAAAGTAGATGAATATTATAGCGCAGAGCATGACTCAGGATTACTTTGGGAAGATAAAGATTTAGCAATTCCTTGGCCAGTAACCGATCCTATATTGTCCGATAAGGATCAGATATTACCATTACTAGAGGAATATGAAGATAGTTTTTAA
- the rfbB gene encoding dTDP-glucose 4,6-dehydratase — MNILVTGGAGFIGSNFVHYMLQSYETYKIINYDALTYSGNLNNVKSLQNHPNYSFVKGEIQNGELLEHIIKERDVQVIVNFAAESHVDRSIENPIPFYDTNVIGTVTLLELVKKYSHIKLVQVSTDEVYGSLGKIGKFTEKTPLAPNSPYSSSKASADLIALSYYKTYHLPVIVTRCSNNYGPYQYPEKLIPLMVTNALEGKKLPLYGDGLNVRDWLHVTDHCSAIDVVLHKGRVGEVYNIGGNNEKTNVEVVEQIITLLGKTKKDIEYVTDRLGHDRRYAIDAEKMKNEFDWEPKYTFEQGLQETVKWYEKNKEWWKLLKDQ, encoded by the coding sequence ATGAATATATTAGTAACAGGTGGGGCTGGATTTATTGGAAGTAATTTCGTTCATTATATGCTACAAAGTTATGAAACATATAAAATTATTAATTACGATGCATTAACATATAGCGGGAATTTAAATAACGTAAAATCTCTTCAGAATCACCCGAATTACTCTTTTGTAAAAGGAGAAATTCAAAATGGAGAGCTATTAGAACATATTATAAAAGAGCGAGACGTACAAGTGATTGTAAATTTTGCAGCTGAATCACATGTGGACCGTAGTATTGAAAATCCGATTCCTTTTTATGATACAAATGTAATTGGGACGGTCACTTTATTAGAACTAGTTAAAAAATATTCGCATATAAAACTTGTGCAAGTATCAACGGATGAAGTGTATGGCTCTTTAGGGAAAATAGGGAAATTCACAGAGAAAACGCCGTTAGCTCCAAATAGTCCATATTCTTCAAGTAAGGCGAGCGCGGACCTGATAGCTCTATCTTACTATAAAACATATCACTTACCGGTTATAGTAACGCGTTGTTCTAACAATTATGGGCCGTACCAGTATCCCGAGAAATTAATTCCGTTAATGGTTACGAATGCACTGGAAGGAAAAAAACTACCGTTATATGGTGATGGTTTAAATGTAAGAGATTGGTTACATGTAACGGATCATTGTAGTGCGATTGACGTTGTTCTGCATAAGGGACGTGTAGGAGAAGTATATAATATAGGTGGAAATAATGAAAAAACAAATGTAGAAGTTGTGGAACAAATTATTACTCTTTTAGGAAAAACAAAAAAAGATATCGAATATGTTACAGATCGTTTAGGGCACGATCGTCGTTATGCGATTGATGCAGAGAAAATGAAGAATGAATTTGATTGGGAACCGAAATATACGTTTGAACAAGGATTACAAGAGACGGTGAAATGGTATGAAAAGAATAAGGAATGGTGGAAACTACTAAAAGACCAGTAA
- the rfbD gene encoding dTDP-4-dehydrorhamnose reductase yields the protein MKERVIITGANGQLGKQLFEELNSEEYDIYPFDKKLLDVTNISRIQQVVQEIKPHIIIHCAAYTKVDHAEKEQDLAYRINAIGARNVAVASQLVGAKLVYISTDYVFQGARPEGYDEFHSPAPINIYGASKYAGEQFVKELHNKYFIVRTSWLYGKYGNNFVKTMMRLGKERDEISVVADQVGSPTYVADLNIVINKLIHTSLYGTYHVSNRGSCSWFEFAQKIFSYTNMKVNVLPVSTEEFGAAAARPKYSIFQHNMLRLNGFLQMPSWEEGLERFFIETKSH from the coding sequence ATGAAAGAGAGGGTTATCATAACAGGAGCAAACGGCCAATTAGGAAAGCAACTATTTGAAGAGTTAAACTCTGAAGAATATGATATATATCCATTTGATAAAAAGTTATTAGATGTGACAAATATATCCCGAATTCAACAAGTGGTACAAGAAATAAAACCACATATAATTATTCATTGTGCTGCCTATACGAAAGTAGATCATGCTGAGAAAGAACAGGATCTTGCATATAGAATAAATGCAATCGGAGCTCGAAATGTAGCGGTCGCTTCACAATTAGTAGGAGCGAAACTAGTTTATATTAGTACTGATTATGTATTTCAAGGCGCCAGACCAGAGGGATACGATGAATTTCATAGTCCAGCGCCGATAAATATATATGGAGCCTCTAAGTATGCGGGGGAGCAGTTCGTCAAAGAGTTACATAATAAATATTTTATCGTTCGCACATCGTGGCTATATGGTAAATATGGAAATAATTTTGTGAAAACGATGATGCGATTAGGAAAAGAAAGAGATGAAATATCTGTTGTAGCGGATCAAGTTGGCTCTCCTACGTATGTGGCGGATTTAAATATAGTTATTAATAAGCTCATTCATACTTCTTTATACGGTACATACCACGTATCAAACAGAGGCTCATGCTCTTGGTTTGAATTTGCACAAAAGATATTTTCGTATACAAATATGAAAGTGAATGTGTTACCTGTTTCAACGGAAGAATTCGGGGCTGCGGCTGCGAGGCCCAAATATTCTATCTTTCAACATAACATGCTACGATTAAATGGTTTTTTACAAATGCCGTCTTGGGAAGAAGGATTAGAGCGCTTTTTTATAGAAACCAAAAGTCATTAA